The Candidatus Rokuibacteriota bacterium region GTCAGACCGCGCGGGACAAGTCAAACCGGCAGGGAGTACCGCGATCACGCCGGCGCCGGGCTCCTTGCCGGGGCCGTCGATCAGGAGCGCGTTAGTCAGAACGGTGATGGCCATGGTGCCGTTATCGGGCGCTGGTGGCCTTCAGATTGACGTTAAGAAAGCGGACGAGGTCGGGAGTAAACACACTGAAGCCCTTGGGCCGGGTGAAGAGGAAGTGCCCGTTGTCTTCGAAGGCCGAGTAGAGGATGAACTGGACCGGATGCCCCTCCTTCTTGAGATCTTTCTCCAACTCGCGCCCCACATCGGGCTCGAGATTGAAGTCGTTCTTGGACCATAGAATCAGGACCGGCGCCGCGATCTTCTTGGCCGACTCGCGCCAGGCTCGGTCAAGGAGTGGCCACGACGTCTCACTGTTCCCTTCCCTCCACCTAAAGCCCCCTGCCAGGCTAACCACGGCACGGAATCGAGGCTCGCGGGCGGCAGCGAGAATTGTGACGAGGCCGCCCACGGAATGGCCGCCGACGCCGATCCTGTCCGGGTCGACGGAGGGTAATGTTCGCACATACTCGAATGCCGCGAGGAGGTCGTCGGCCTCGGCCTGGGCAGCCCGGAATACGTCTTCGGCCCCGGGGAGGAAGCCGCTCGTCCGTTGGAGCGAGTAGGTTTGTGTCGTGCCCTCGGATCCTCGGTATCCTCGACGCGCGACCCACAGCACCACGTAGCCCTCGCGGGCCAGCGCTTCGAGGTGGGAGCCGGGCGGCAACTGAGTCCATGGAGGCCCGCTGGCCACTTCCGCCGTCATCGAGCCGTGGGTATGGATGTAGGCGGGGAAGCGGCCTTCTCCCGGCGGGCGCGCCAGTACCCCCCGGATCTTAAGGCCCCCGCTCTGGAAGGTCACGGGTTCCTCCGAGAACTGCCCGCCCAGCTGCTGACCCGCGACCGTCAGCGTAGTGAGGCACACAAGACAGGCCGCCACGACCGGCGCCACTGCTCTCATCACTCGCACAAGCGCCTCCTTGACCGGAGCTGCACCTTCGCCTCGTGCATCCAGCCGGGATTTCCCAGATAAACCCATCGTCTCATCTCTCTCGTGTTGCTGATCGACCCGCACCGCTCTCTTCCTCGCCGGGCATCCGCCGCTCCATCGCCGCGCACCCCGCGTCACCCGGCACCTCGGCGCAAGGGATCAGCGCCGGCCACGACCACCCAGTCACCTCGCGCATCCGCGCCTTCGCGACGTTCACGCGCCGGACGTCGATCCCCTGGCCAAGCGTTGATGGCGATCACACCTTCTCACGAAGCCGCCACGTTCATCTTGGGCTTTGTGCTGATCATGTGCTAGGTGAGCCGGAGGTCGTCGCGACTGATGGGCTCGCGTGAGAAGGCTGTCTCTCGTTGAGACGGACCAAGCGCGCGGGAAAGAAGAAGCGCGCCACAAGTGCTTGACCTGCGGCGCCCCCGGGGCCCCGATTACGAATCAGTTGCTCTGCCACTGAGCTACCCCGGCGAGTCCTGGCAACGTCCTCGAGCGGCACAGGCGAGTATAGCAAAACCCTACTCACGCACCAGTGCCTCGATCTGGTCGCGGTGCCCGCGGAAGCCGAGGAAGACGCGCTCGTCGATCACGATCGTGGGGACTGCGCGCCGACCCGCCAGGCCGAATACCTCGGCGCTGGCATCGGGGTCGCGCCCGACATCGCGCACGTCCACGGCCGCGCCACGCGACTGGAAGAACGCCAGCGCGGCTTCGCCGTCGGCATTGCCCTCCGTGGTGACCAGCAGCACCTTCTTCACGGCGCCCCAAAAATACAACCGCGCGCCCGCGTGCGGGTGGGCCGCGCTGTGACGGCCGGCTCCTTGTCCTCGTGTGAGCGCCCTTGTACAATCGCCGCAACCGCTGCCGCCCATGCGCACGGGGATGACGCAGCACGGACAAACCGCCCGCACACACCGGGGAGGGCATCATGGACCAGAGGCTCACACGTCGCGCGTTCGTGATCCACGTAGGCGCTGCAGCCGCGCTTTTGGGGCGCGTCGTCCCGGCCGCCGCTCAGACCTCGCCGGCGCCGGTGGCCGGCAAGGACAAGCTGATCGTGCGGAGCCCCCGTCCGATGAACCTCGAGACGCCGCTCAAGGACTTGGGCGCCGACATCACCCCGACCGATCTCTTCTTCGTCCGGAACAACTACGACGGGCCGGAGATCGACGCCAGCCAGTACGTGCTCAAGGTGGATGGAGAAGTGGACAACCCGCTGACCCTCCGCCTGGACGACCTCAAGCGGATGGAGCAGATCACCCAAACCATCACGCTCGAATGCGCGGGCAATGGGCGCAGCTTCTACTCTCCCAAGGCCCCCGGCCTTCAGTGGGAGAACGGCGCGGTGGGCACCGCCGTCTGGAAGGGGGTGCGGTTGTCCGACGTCCTGCGCCTGGCGCGCCCCCGTCCCGGCGCCTCCCACGTCGTGCCGGACGGCAATGACGCGCCCCCGACGCCTCAGGCGCCGGACTTCATCCGCAGCCACCCCATCTGGAAAGCGATGGAACCGCACACGATGATCGCCCTCGAGATGAACGGCCGGCCGCTGCCCCACCTCCACGGTGGGCCCGCGCGGTTGATCGTTCCCGGCTGGATCGGCTCGGCGTCGCTCAAGTGGTTGGTGCGGCTCACGCTGGCGGACAAGGAGTGGGACGGCGCATTCATGCAGCGGAGCTACCGCTCCCCACGGGTCGAGGATCCCAAGCAGACCTATTCGCTTCAGTCTCTCGAATGCAAGTCCCTGATCATGAGCCCGCTCGACGGCGCGAAGATGGCGGCCGGCGCGCAGATGATCCAGGGGTACGCGTGGGCGGGAGAAGGCTCCGTCACCGGCGTGGATGTCTCCCTCGACGGCGGCAAGACGTGGGCGCCGGCCGCGCTGAGCGGCGCGGCGCACCGGTACGCCTGGCGCCGGTGGGAGTTGCCATGGACGGCGGCCGCCGGCGCGCACACCATCATGGCGCGGGCCACCGACTCGCTCGGCCGCGTGCAGCCCGGCGGCAAGGCGCGCGATCCGCAGGGCTACCGCTGGAACGTGATCCACGCCGTCCGGGTCGATGTGGCGTAGCCGTTTCTCACGAGCCCTGGCAGCGCTGATCCTCGGAGTCACCCTGGGCTGGGGTTGGAGCTGGAGCGAGCGAACGGGCGGGAGCGCGGGTCCGCCCAGCCTCTCGGCGCAGGCCGCCAATCCCTTGCCTCGAGACCGCGACCAGCAGATGGTGAGCGGACGCTGCATCATCTGCCACAGCCTCGAGATGATCGCCCAGCAGCGCCAGACGCGCGCCGAATGGGCAGTCATCGTGGATCGGATGATCAGCTACGGCATGCCGGTCGGGCCGGGTGACAGGGAGCGGATCCTCGCCTACCTCACGAAGCAACTCGGCCAATGACGGCGGCGCGCCGCCTGATTGGTCTCGTCCGCTAGACGGCAGCCACCGAAGGCGGCGCGTCCACCACGGTCTGATAGTTCGGGTCACGCCTGAGCCGCCAGATGAAAGCGTCCACGACGAAGTGGTGGATGTTGATGGTGGCGGTGACGAGCAGACCGCTCTGCACGATGCCGAAGCCCATGAGCCAGTACGTCTGCGGCCAGCGGTAGAAGAGCACCCAGCCGAGGATGAGGCACGTGACGTAGAAGGTCGCGGTGTGGAAGAACCACCCGTGGGCGTTCGACGCTCGCCGCTCCTGGTCCCTGATATGGAACACGCTCACGATGGCCAGGTACTGCAGCCCGTGGAACACCGTCGCCCAGACAAAGGCGTTGAAGTAGTTGAAGAGCGTCCACCAGATGGCGTTGGACACGATCACCGCCAGGCTGATCATCGGCAGAGCGAGCGAACGCCGTGAGCGGAGCCAGAGGAAGAGTGCGGCGGGAGCCGCGAGCGAGAGCACGGTCAGCGTCTGCGCCACCGCCGTCCGCATCGGAAAGCCCGTGTAAAAACCGCGTGGCAGCACGAGGGCCATTCCGCCGTCGGGGTGGATGAGCGTCCAGAAGAACGGGACGAGGCAGGCCCAGAGGATCCACCGCTTGTCCGCGACTTCGAGGGCGCAGCCCGAGCGGTAGGCGTACATCACGCTCAGGCCGTAGGCCTGCCGCGAGTAGTGATAAGGCGACCACACGAGGTAAAGCGCGAAGAGGTAGCGCCCAAAGGGCTCGCCCACGACAAGCGCCGCCGTCACGACTGCGACGGCGATCACCGGGAAGGCCAGCGTCAGGAACGGCTAGGTCTTGACGGCGTCCGGCTTGGTGTACAGCCGCACCGTGGACGCCGCGAAGTGGGCCCAGTTCGATACTAGGATGGCCCACCAGAGGAAGGGATCGTTATCCGGGAAGTTGAACCCGCCCCAGTAGAGAATGCCGCCCGCGACCCAGCTCAGGAGCCCGCCGATCAGGAGGTAGTCGAAGGCGGGGCCCACGAGCATCTTGCCGAGCCGGACCGGGCTCGACGGGGTCATGGAAGCGGCGACGCCGTCCATGCTCCCACCGTAGCACAGCGGGTCAGAAAGCCGCGCCAGCCTCGAGCGTAGGCAGGTAGTGGGGTGCGTCCGGGAAACCGATTGGGCGAATGGCCAGCAGCGTGACGCCGGCCGCACGATAGGCCGCCATGAAGGCCCGGAGCGTCTCGGCGTCGCCGACGGCGCCCAAACCCCGCGCGAGGCGATCGTCCACGGCCGCGGGACCCGGTGCGGCGCTCCAGGCGGCGATCTCGGCGCCGAAGCCGGACTTCTCCAGCATGGCGCGGTAAAAAGGCAGGGCCAGGTAGCGCGCGAGCTCGCCCTTGAAGGCCGCCGCAGCCGCGACGCGGTCCGCGGTCACCGCCGCCGGTACCGAGGCCACGATCTCGAAGCCGTCGAGCGCCTTGCCGGCCCGCTCGCGCCCGCGCCGGATGGCGGGCACCGCGTGCTCGCGGATGTAGGCAGGGGCGCAGAGCCAGAGCACCGCGCCGTCGGCGATCTCGCCGGCGAGCTCGAGCATCGCAGGCCCCAGCCCCGCCAGGTAGATCGGCGGCGGCGCCGGCAGCCGCGGCACCCCGCTCTGCCACGCCACGCGATAGCGCGGCCCGGCATGCTCGACGTGGCCAGTAAGCGCCTGGCGCAGAACCGCGACATATTCGCGGACAACCTCGAGCGGCCGGCCCATGTCGAGGCCGAGAGCGCCTTCCATCATCGAGCGGTGGCTCACGCCGATGCCGAGGCGGAGCCTGCCGCCCGAGACCTCCTGAAGCGTCAGGGCCTCCTGGGCCAGCACCACCGGGTGGCGCGGATAGATCGGGATGACGCCCGTGCCCAAAGCGACGCGGGGCGCGGCGTGCGCGTACGCCGCCAAAACATGGAGCCCGTCGCGCCCGAGGCCGTGGGTGACCCACACGCTCTCGTAGCCCGCCCCGTCGGCCCGCCGGGCGAGGTCCACGGCCGCGGCGAGATCGGCGCCGGGGGACAGGAAGATCGCGGTGCGCGGCATGGCGCTCAGCGCCGCGGCGCCACGCCGAGGGTGGCCAGCTGGGCGCGGAGGTCGTCGCCCTTGTCCACGCGGAACAGCACGGCCCGCATTCCCACCTGGCGCGCGGCTTCGACGTTGGTGTCGAGGTCGTCGACGAAGACGCACTCGCGCGGCTCGAGGCCGAGCCTCTCTGCCGCCAATACGTAGATCGCGGGCTCAGGCTTGGCCATGCCCACCTCGGCCGAGCAGACGATGTCGTCGAAGAGCTGGTGGATGCCGATATCCCCTTCGAGGCGCTCCCGCAGCGAGATGTCGGCGTTGCTCAGGATGGCGAGCTTGTGGGAGGCGCGGAGCTCGCGGACAAGGCGGAGGTTGGGCTCGATGGCGCGCTGGGAGGCCCGCCACTCCTCGTGCAGCGGCGGCAGCGGCCGACCCGCGCGCTCCTCGAGCATCCGATGCGCGGCCTCGAGCCATGCCTGCCGGTCGCCGCCGCCGCGCTCGACGGCCTCCCACGTCCCCGTGCGGTAGAGCGTCTCGAAGACGGACGAGCGGGGCAGCCCGTGCGCGTGGTCGAGCTCGCGAGCCACGTCCCAGCGCATGTCCCAGAGGACACCGCCGAAGTCGAAGATGATGCCGCGCAGACTAGTACTTGCCTTTCGGAGACGGGGTCTTGGTGGGATCCGGGGGCTTGATCGGCGCCCCGATGTCGCCGCCCAGGGAAGCCCAGCCGCGCTGCTTCAGGCACTCTTCGTCGAGCTTCTTCTTCTTGTCGGTGCAGACCAGGCGGTCGCGCTCGAAGTCCGCCGCCGTGTAGTCCACGTTGGGTTTGTACCACTGCTTGTCGGACTCCGCCGACGAACAGGCCGCCAGCGCGAGCGCCACGACGGAGAGGAGGAGAATCAGGCGCCTCATGCCCGGCATGATACCATGCCGCCGGAATGCTCGACACGACCATAGCCGGCAGTTTGCCGAAGCCCGCGTGGCTCGCCGCGCCGAAGACGCTCTGGGCGCCGTGGCGCCTCGAGGGCGCGGCGCTCGACGAAGGCAAGCGCGACGCCGTCCGCCTCGCCCTCCGCGACCAGGAGGAGGCCGGCATCGACATCGTCACCGACGGTGAGCAGACGCGGCGCCACTTCGTCTGGGGCTTCGTCGAGCAGCTGGACGGCGTGGACTTCTCGAAAATGGTCACGATCGGCATCCGCGCCGACCGCTACAAAGCAAATGTCCCGACGGTGACAGCGCCGCTCCGCCGGCGCGGCCCGATCCATACCGAAGAGATCCGCTTCCTCCGCGGGGAGACGCGGCGCCCGGTCAAGTTCACGATCCCGGGGCCCATGACCATCGCCGACACCATCCACGACGCCCACTACGGCAGCCGCGCCAAGCTCGGCATGGCGCTGGCCGCCCTGATCAACGAGGAGGCGCGGGAGCTCGCCGCGCTCGGCCTGGACGTGATCCAGCTCGACGAGCCGGCCTTCAACGTCTACATGGACGAGGTGCGCGACTGGGGCGTCGCCGCCCTCGACCGCGCCGTCGAGGGCCTCGCGTGCAAGACGGCGGTGCACATCTGCTACGGCTACGGCATCAAGGCCAACACCGACTGGAAGAAGACGCTCGGCGGCGAGTGGCGACAGTACGAGCTGACCTTCCCCCTGCTGGCCCGAAGCCGCATCGGCGCAGTCTCGCTGGAATGCGCGAACTCGCGCGTGCCGATGTCGCTAATCGGCCTGCTCGGCGGCAAGGACGTGCTGGTGGGCGCCATCGACGTGGCGAGCGACAGGGTGGAGACACCGGCGGAGGTCGCCGCCGTGATCCGCGAAGCCATGAAGCACGTGAAGCCCTCGCAGATCTTCCCCTGCACCAACTGCGGCATGGTGCCGCTCGACCGCGAGCTCGCGCGCGCCAAGCTCCGCGCGCTCGGCGCCGGCGCGGCCCTCGTCCGCCGCGAGCTCGTCTAGCCCTGCCGCGCATGGACTTCCTCTACGGCATCCTCACCGGCTCGTACTCTCTCGACGCGCTCATCCAGTGGGGCGGCTATGTCTTCCTGGTCGCCATCGTCTTCGCCGAGACGGGCCTCCTGATCGGCTGCTTCCTGCCCGGCGACTCGCTGCTGATTACCGCCGGGCTGCTTGCGGCGGCCGGCCACCTCAATATCTGGTGGATCAACGTGCTGCTGATGGCCGCGGCCATCATCGGCGACAGCGTCGGCTACGCGATCGGCGCGCGCCTGGGCCCACGCATCTTCACGCGGGAGAAATCCCTGCTCTTCAACCCCAAGCACGTGATGCGGACGCGGCATTTCTATGAGAAGTACGGACCCAAGACCATCGTCATTGCGCGCTTCGTGCCCATCATCCGCACCTTTGCGCCCGTCCTGGCCGGCGTGGGCGCGATGCAGTATCGCCGCTTCCTGACCTACAACGTGGTGGGCGGGATCGGCTGGGTCGCCTCGATGAGCTTCGCAGGCTACGGCCTCGGCCGGGTCGTGCCAAACATCTCCAAGTACATGCACGCGGTGGTGATCACCATCATCGTGCTGTCCTGCATCCCCATCGCGGTGGAGATCTACCGCGAGCGCCGCAAGGCCTCTAGGCGATTTTGATGATGCCCGGCTCGACCTGGTCGAAGCGGGTGGCGACCTCGGGGTCGTGGCCGACGACCACGCGCTCCTTCGAGCCGGCCAGCGCGTCGATGGTCTCGAAGCCCGCCAGCATCTGGGGCAGGTTGGTGATGATCTGGACGGGGTCGCGCCGCTCGATATTGCGGTAGAAGTGCGAGGCGTCCGACGTCAGCACCACCGTGCCCTTGGCCGTGGGCACCGAGACCACCTGCAGCCCCGCGGTGTGCCCGCCTACCCAGTGCACCTTGATCCCCGGCAGCACCTCGGCCTCGCCGGTGACGAGCTTGACGCGCCCGCTGTAGTTGAACCGAACGAGCTGCGCGAGCGACTCCGGCAGCGCAAACGAGCGATAGTTCTCGTGCTGCCCGGCGATGCCTGTCCAGAACTCGAGCTCCTCGCGCTGCACCCAGAAGGTGCTGGCCGGAAAGTACGGATAGCCGCCCCAGTGGTCCCAGTGCAGGTGCGAGACCAGCGTCACCGGCACCTCGGCCGCCTTGACGCCGACCCGCGCGAGCATGTCCGCTGGGCTCACGAAAGCGCGCAGCTCCTTGAGCCTGGCGTCGGGCTCCGTGCAGCCGTGTCGACGACGATGGGGTACGGGCCGCCCAGGATGACCCAGACGAAGAAGTGAAGCGTCAGCGGCTTCTGCGAGGCCTCGCGGAAGAAAAACTGGCCTTCCTTGGTCTCCCGCTCGCCGTATTTCAGCGCATAGATCTGATAGGTCGCGGCCATGAAGCTCCCCCTCATTCCCTCAGCCCTCGCCTCGTCGCTCGAAGCGAGCGTCTCGGCTCGAAGGGCAACCCTCTCCCCGCAGGGGAGAGGGATTCGATGTTTAGTAGCCGACGGCGGCGCCGTCGCTGCGGGGGTCGGAGCCGCCGAGCTTCGCACCGGTCACCGGATCGATGGTGATGCCGTGAGCGTGGCCCGCCAGCTCCTCCCACGACGGCCAGCGGTTGATTCGGTGGCCGCGGCGCTCGAGCTCGGCCATCGTGGCAGCCGGGAAGCGGCCCTCCATGTTCAAGAGATCTCGCGGGTCGCCGAGGACGAAGCGCCCGGCCAGCCAGCGCGGAGATTGCACCGCCTGCTGGATGTCGAGGCCGAAGTCGATCATGGCCGTGTAGGCCTGCAGGTGGATCTGGGGCTGGCCGTCGGCGCCCATGCAGCCGAAGACCTGCCAGAGCGCATCGCCCTTGAAGGCGAGCGAGGCGATCAGCGTGTGGAGCGGGATCTTGCCCGGCTCGAGCCGGTTCGGATGCGCGGGGTCGAGCGAGAAGTACGCGCTCCGGTTCTGGAGCACCACGCCCGTCCGCCCCGCCACCATCCCTGAGCCGTACACGCCGTAGACGCTTTGGATGAACGAGGCGGCATTGCCCTGGGCGTCCACGGCGCAGACGTAGACGGTGTCGCCGGCGAGGCTGCCGGAGGACGGCACGCGGTCCCACGGGAGTGCCCGCGCCGGATCCATGAGCGTGCGGCGCTCATCGGCGTACGCCTTCGACACGAGCCGCGCCACGGGCACTTTGACGAACTCCGGGTCGGCGATCAGCCGGTCGCGGTCGTGGAAGGCGATCTGCTTGGCCTGGACGAGAAGATGGACGACGTCGGGGCCGAGGGGGTCGAGCCGCGAGAGATCGTAGGGCTCGAGGAGGTTCAGCATCTGGAGCACCGAGAGCCCCTGGGTCGGCGGCGCCGTCTCGTAGACGGTGACGCCGCGATAGGTCGTCGAGGCGGGCTCGCCCCAGCGCGCGCGCTGCTCGGCCAGATCGCGCTCGGTGAAGAGGCCGCCGTGCTCGCGGGAGAAGCGCGCCATCTCCCGCGCGGTCTCGCCCTCGTAGAAGCCCGCGCGGCCGAGCGCTCCGATCCGCTCGAGCGTCAGCGCGAGATCGGGGTTGCGCAGGCGCTGCCCCGCCCGAGGCGGCGTGCCTTCCGGCAGGAAGATCGCCGCGGCTTCCGCGCTCCCGGCAAGGACGCCGGCCGTCGCCGCGGTCCATGCGGCCAGCCGCTCGGTGACGGCGAAGCCGTCGAGCGCGTAGCCGATGGCCGGGGCGAGATCGCGCGCAAGCGGGAGCCGGCCGAGCGCGGCGTGCGCCTCGCACCAGCCGGCCACGGCTCCGGGCGTTGTGAGCGTGGCGGGGACGACGCCGCGAAACGGGATCTCAGCGAGCCCGCGCCGGCTGAACCAACTGAGCGTGCCGGAGGCGGCCGCGCGACCGCCCGCGTTCAGGAAGCGGACGACCGCACGCTCGGCGTCCCAGATGAGCCAGAACTGATCGCCGCCGACGCTCGTCATGTGGGGATAGATGACGGACAGCACCGCGCTCGCGGCGATGGCGGCGTCCACGGCGGAGCCGCCGACCTTCAGGATCTCGACCCCGGCCTCCGAGGCCAGCGCGTGCGGGGACGACACCATGCCGTTCCGCGCCATCGTCACCGGCCGGCCCGTCTCCACGTCCGCCTCCTTGCGTGCACCGCCTCGCGCATGGTAGAAGCCGGGCAAGGATAGCACGGCCACCTTCCAACGAAGAGAGGACGGCATGCCCACAGCGCGCGTCAACGGCGTCACGCTCTACTACGAAGAGACCGGCAGCGGCTTCCCGCTCATCTGGTGCCACGAGTTCGGCGGCGACTATCGCTCGTGGGAGCCGCAGGTGCGCTACTTCTCGCGCCGCTACCGCGTCATCACCTGGAACTACCGCGGCTACCCGCCCTCCGAGGTGCCGCAAGACCCCGCCGCCTACCGCAACGAGATTCTCGTCGAGGACCTGGCCGGGCTCATTCGCCATCTCGGCATCGAGCGGGCCCATATCGGCGGCTTGAGCATGGGCGGCAACATCACGCTCAACTTCGGCATCGCGCACCCGGAGATGGCCGAGAGCCTCAGCATCTGCGGCTGCGGCAGCGGGACGTTGGGGCGCGAGACCTTCCTGGCCGACGGCGAAAAGCGGGCGCAGCAATTCCTCACTGAGGGCATCGAGGCCAAGGTGCGGAGCTTCGCCGGGCTCGCCTCACGGCGCGGCTTCGCCGAGAAGGACCCGCGCGGCTGGGCCGAGTTTCTGCGGCAGGTGCGCGACCACTCGACCGTGGGCTCGGCGCACATGCTGCGCGGCGTCCAGATGAAGCGGAAGACGGTCTTCGAGCTCGAGCCCGAGCTCAAACGGCTGGACGTGCCCTCGCTCATCGTGGTGGGCGACCAGGACGAGCCCTGCCTCGAGCCCGGGCTCTTCATGAAGCGCCACATCCCTCACGCGGGGTTCGTCATCCTGCCGATGACCGGGCACACTGCGAACATCGAGGAACCCGGGCTCTTCAATCTTCACATCGCCGAGTTCCTCGCGGCCGTCGAGAACGGCCGCTGGGGCACGTGGAAGGCGGAGAAGCCCGGCCGGCGCTAGAGGGTGAAGCGCTGGAAGAAGCGCCACATCTTGAGGTTGGCGTCCACGAGCGCCGTCGAGGGCCCGAGGAGACGCGGTAGATAGTCCTGGAGCCCGCCGGGCCTGCGAAGAGCGCGACAATCGCGAGCGCAATGGCCGCGGCCCTCACAGCACGCGCTCCATCCAGATGTCGGCGCGGTGGTTGTCGTTGTAGCGCGGGATCTCGCTGAAGCCGTAGGCGCGGTAGAGGTGGACGGCTGCCTCGAGCTTGGCCTGGGTGTCCAGGCGCAGCGCGCGGCAGCCGAGCCGGCGCGCCTCGTCGAGGCAGGCGTCCATGAGCCGGCGGCCGAGCCCCCTGCCCTGGCAGGACAACCGGAGCCACATGCGCTTGAGCTCGCCCACGCCGGGCTCCAGGAGCCTCACCGCCGCCGTCCCCACGACCTCGCCCGTCGCGTCGGCGACCAGCAGCAGCACGCCCGTCCTGCCGTCGTACTCCTCCTGCCAGTGGGCGATGTCGTGGTCGAGGCCTTCGGCGTCGAGCGCGTCGCC contains the following coding sequences:
- a CDS encoding sulfite oxidase; the encoded protein is MDQRLTRRAFVIHVGAAAALLGRVVPAAAQTSPAPVAGKDKLIVRSPRPMNLETPLKDLGADITPTDLFFVRNNYDGPEIDASQYVLKVDGEVDNPLTLRLDDLKRMEQITQTITLECAGNGRSFYSPKAPGLQWENGAVGTAVWKGVRLSDVLRLARPRPGASHVVPDGNDAPPTPQAPDFIRSHPIWKAMEPHTMIALEMNGRPLPHLHGGPARLIVPGWIGSASLKWLVRLTLADKEWDGAFMQRSYRSPRVEDPKQTYSLQSLECKSLIMSPLDGAKMAAGAQMIQGYAWAGEGSVTGVDVSLDGGKTWAPAALSGAAHRYAWRRWELPWTAAAGAHTIMARATDSLGRVQPGGKARDPQGYRWNVIHAVRVDVA
- a CDS encoding prolyl oligopeptidase family serine peptidase, encoding MRAVAPVVAACLVCLTTLTVAGQQLGGQFSEEPVTFQSGGLKIRGVLARPPGEGRFPAYIHTHGSMTAEVASGPPWTQLPPGSHLEALAREGYVVLWVARRGYRGSEGTTQTYSLQRTSGFLPGAEDVFRAAQAEADDLLAAFEYVRTLPSVDPDRIGVGGHSVGGLVTILAAAREPRFRAVVSLAGGFRWREGNSETSWPLLDRAWRESAKKIAAPVLILWSKNDFNLEPDVGRELEKDLKKEGHPVQFILYSAFEDNGHFLFTRPKGFSVFTPDLVRFLNVNLKATSAR
- a CDS encoding methionine synthase; translated protein: MLDTTIAGSLPKPAWLAAPKTLWAPWRLEGAALDEGKRDAVRLALRDQEEAGIDIVTDGEQTRRHFVWGFVEQLDGVDFSKMVTIGIRADRYKANVPTVTAPLRRRGPIHTEEIRFLRGETRRPVKFTIPGPMTIADTIHDAHYGSRAKLGMALAALINEEARELAALGLDVIQLDEPAFNVYMDEVRDWGVAALDRAVEGLACKTAVHICYGYGIKANTDWKKTLGGEWRQYELTFPLLARSRIGAVSLECANSRVPMSLIGLLGGKDVLVGAIDVASDRVETPAEVAAVIREAMKHVKPSQIFPCTNCGMVPLDRELARAKLRALGAGAALVRRELV
- the ggt gene encoding gamma-glutamyltransferase, yielding METGRPVTMARNGMVSSPHALASEAGVEILKVGGSAVDAAIAASAVLSVIYPHMTSVGGDQFWLIWDAERAVVRFLNAGGRAAASGTLSWFSRRGLAEIPFRGVVPATLTTPGAVAGWCEAHAALGRLPLARDLAPAIGYALDGFAVTERLAAWTAATAGVLAGSAEAAAIFLPEGTPPRAGQRLRNPDLALTLERIGALGRAGFYEGETAREMARFSREHGGLFTERDLAEQRARWGEPASTTYRGVTVYETAPPTQGLSVLQMLNLLEPYDLSRLDPLGPDVVHLLVQAKQIAFHDRDRLIADPEFVKVPVARLVSKAYADERRTLMDPARALPWDRVPSSGSLAGDTVYVCAVDAQGNAASFIQSVYGVYGSGMVAGRTGVVLQNRSAYFSLDPAHPNRLEPGKIPLHTLIASLAFKGDALWQVFGCMGADGQPQIHLQAYTAMIDFGLDIQQAVQSPRWLAGRFVLGDPRDLLNMEGRFPAATMAELERRGHRINRWPSWEELAGHAHGITIDPVTGAKLGGSDPRSDGAAVGY
- a CDS encoding LLM class flavin-dependent oxidoreductase, whose protein sequence is MPRTAIFLSPGADLAAAVDLARRADGAGYESVWVTHGLGRDGLHVLAAYAHAAPRVALGTGVIPIYPRHPVVLAQEALTLQEVSGGRLRLGIGVSHRSMMEGALGLDMGRPLEVVREYVAVLRQALTGHVEHAGPRYRVAWQSGVPRLPAPPPIYLAGLGPAMLELAGEIADGAVLWLCAPAYIREHAVPAIRRGRERAGKALDGFEIVASVPAAVTADRVAAAAAFKGELARYLALPFYRAMLEKSGFGAEIAAWSAAPGPAAVDDRLARGLGAVGDAETLRAFMAAYRAAGVTLLAIRPIGFPDAPHYLPTLEAGAAF
- a CDS encoding alpha/beta hydrolase, whose protein sequence is MPTARVNGVTLYYEETGSGFPLIWCHEFGGDYRSWEPQVRYFSRRYRVITWNYRGYPPSEVPQDPAAYRNEILVEDLAGLIRHLGIERAHIGGLSMGGNITLNFGIAHPEMAESLSICGCGSGTLGRETFLADGEKRAQQFLTEGIEAKVRSFAGLASRRGFAEKDPRGWAEFLRQVRDHSTVGSAHMLRGVQMKRKTVFELEPELKRLDVPSLIVVGDQDEPCLEPGLFMKRHIPHAGFVILPMTGHTANIEEPGLFNLHIAEFLAAVENGRWGTWKAEKPGRR
- a CDS encoding VTT domain-containing protein, with product MDFLYGILTGSYSLDALIQWGGYVFLVAIVFAETGLLIGCFLPGDSLLITAGLLAAAGHLNIWWINVLLMAAAIIGDSVGYAIGARLGPRIFTREKSLLFNPKHVMRTRHFYEKYGPKTIVIARFVPIIRTFAPVLAGVGAMQYRRFLTYNVVGGIGWVASMSFAGYGLGRVVPNISKYMHAVVITIIVLSCIPIAVEIYRERRKASRRF
- a CDS encoding HAD-IA family hydrolase, producing the protein MARELDHAHGLPRSSVFETLYRTGTWEAVERGGGDRQAWLEAAHRMLEERAGRPLPPLHEEWRASQRAIEPNLRLVRELRASHKLAILSNADISLRERLEGDIGIHQLFDDIVCSAEVGMAKPEPAIYVLAAERLGLEPRECVFVDDLDTNVEAARQVGMRAVLFRVDKGDDLRAQLATLGVAPRR
- a CDS encoding GNAT family N-acetyltransferase, whose product is MTAGFTIRRALPEDHAAVARELADYLSYIGDALDAEGLDHDIAHWQEEYDGRTGVLLLVADATGEVVGTAAVRLLEPGVGELKRMWLRLSCQGRGLGRRLMDACLDEARRLGCRALRLDTQAKLEAAVHLYRAYGFSEIPRYNDNHRADIWMERVL
- a CDS encoding N-acyl homoserine lactonase family protein; its protein translation is MSPADMLARVGVKAAEVPVTLVSHLHWDHWGGYPYFPASTFWVQREELEFWTGIAGQHENYRSFALPESLAQLVRFNYSGRVKLVTGEAEVLPGIKVHWVGGHTAGLQVVSVPTAKGTVVLTSDASHFYRNIERRDPVQIITNLPQMLAGFETIDALAGSKERVVVGHDPEVATRFDQVEPGIIKIA
- a CDS encoding glutaredoxin family protein, which encodes MKKVLLVTTEGNADGEAALAFFQSRGAAVDVRDVGRDPDASAEVFGLAGRRAVPTIVIDERVFLGFRGHRDQIEALVRE